Proteins encoded in a region of the uncultured Methanobrevibacter sp. genome:
- a CDS encoding nucleotidyltransferase domain-containing protein, whose protein sequence is MHDRIKIAKEFANTIKSDDIKLIMLFGSVARGDDSEESDIDILIVSPIADKIKPEIHKIAMDIILEKDEVISPRLMTEDEFKKVEDYPFLSNVLKEGVVIG, encoded by the coding sequence ATGCATGATAGAATTAAAATAGCCAAAGAGTTTGCAAATACCATCAAATCAGATGACATTAAACTAATCATGCTGTTTGGATCTGTTGCCCGTGGAGATGACAGTGAAGAATCAGACATTGACATTTTAATTGTATCTCCAATTGCAGATAAAATCAAACCTGAAATCCATAAAATCGCTATGGATATAATTTTAGAAAAAGATGAAGTTATATCCCCAAGATTAATGACAGAAGACGAATTCAAAAAAGTAGAAGATTATCCATTCTTAAGTAACGTACTTAAAGAAGGTGTTGTGATTGGATAA